The genomic stretch GCGAACTGCTCAGCCCACGCCCAGCCACTGACAAACCGGGACGTTGCTGGCCCGGCGGTCATGCAGCCACCGGGTTTGCCTTGTTTGCGCTGTTTTTCGTGTTGCGCGACCGGCGCCCGAAACTGGCCCGCGCGGCCTTTCTCTTTGCGTTTGGCCTGGGCACGGTATTTTCCGTCAGCCGCATGATGCAGGGCGCACACTTTTTCTCGCACAACGTGTGGACGGCGGTGTTTTGCTGGCTGATTTGCCTGGGCGCGTATTACTACGTGCTGTATCGACCGGCGAGCAAGGTCGATCCGGCCGGCAAGGCCCAGGCCGTCAACGCCTGATAAGAGGGGCAATAAAAAACCCCGCCGGCTTGCGCAGGCGGGGTTTTTTACAGGTGTAGCTCGTACGGGGTAAGGCTGGCTTACATCATGCCGCCCATGCCGCCCATACCGCCCATGTCTGGCATGCCGCCGCCAGCTGGTGCGTCTTCCTTGATCTCAGCGATCATGGCTTCGGTGGTGATCATCAGGCTGGCAATCGACGAAGCCGCTTGCAGAGCCGAACGAGTCACTTTGGCCGGGTCCAGGATACCCATTTCGATCATGTCGCCGTATTCGCCGGTCGCTGCGTTGTAACCGAAGTTACCCGAGCCTTGCTTGACCTTGTCGACTACTACGCTTGGCTCGTCGCCGGAGTTGGCAACGATCTGGCGCAGTGGTGCTTCAACAGCGCGACGCAGCAGAGCGATACCGACGTCCTGATCGGCGTTGTCGCCTTTCAGTTCGCTGATGGCTTGCAGGGCGCGAACCAGTGCCACGCCACCGCCAGGTACCACGCCTTCTTCAACGGCTGCACGGGTAGCGTGCAGGGCGTCTTCAACGCGGGCTTTCTTCTCTTTCATTTCAACTTCGGAGCCAGCGCCAACCTTGATCACTGCAACGCCGCCGGACAGCTTGGCCAGGCGCTCTTGCAGTTTTTCACGGTCGTAGTCGGACGAAGTGTCAGCCACTTGCTGGCGGATCTGCAGAACGCGAGCCTGGATGTCAGCCTCAACGCCAGCGCCGTCGATCACGGTGGTGTTTTCTTTGGACAGGATCACGCGCTTGGCATTACCCAGGTGTTCCAGGGTAGTGCTTTCCAGGCTCAGACCGATCTCTTCGGAGATAACGGTACCGCCGGTCAGGACGGCGATGTCCTGCAGCATGGCCTTGCGACGGTCGCCGAAGCCTGGAGCCTTGACGGCTGCGACTTTAACGATGCCACGCATGTTGTTCACAACCAGAGTCGCCAGGGCTTCGCCTTCAACGTCTTCGGCCACGATCAGCAGTGGACGGCCGGCTTTGGCAACGGCTTCCAGGACTGGCAGCATTTCGCGGATGTTCGAGATCTTTTTGTCGACCAGCAGGATCAGCGGACCGTCCAGCTCGGCAGTCATGGTCTCTGGCTTGTTGACGAAGTACGGGGACAGGTAGCCACGGTCGAACTGCATGCCTTCAACAACCGACAGTTCGTTTTCCAGGCCCGAGCCTTCTTCAACGGTGATCACGCCTTCTTTACCGACTTTTTCCATGGCTTCGGCAATGATGTCGCCGATGGAGCTGTCGGAGTTGGCCGAGATGGTGCCGACCTGAGCGATGGCCTTGGTGTCAGCGCAAGGCTTGGACAGGGACTTCAGCTCTTTGACGATCGCGATGGTCGCTTTGTCGATACCGCGCTTGAGGTCCATCGGGTTCATGCCGGCAGCGACGGCTTTCAGGCCTTCGTTGACGATCGATTGAGCCAGAACGGTAGCGGTGGTGGTGCCGTCGCCTGCGTCATCGTTGGCACGGGAGGCAACGTCTTTGACCAGCTGCGCGCCCATGTTTTCGAAGCGATCTTTCAGCTCGATTTCTTTGGCAACGGAAACGCCGTCCTTGGTGATGGTCGGAGCGCCGAAGCTCTTCTCGATGATCACGTTACGGCCTTTAGGGCCCAGGGTCGCTTTTACTGCGTCAGCCAGGACGTTAACACCGGCGAGCATTTTCTTACGGGCGGAATCGCCGAATTTAACTTCTTTAGCAGCCATGATCGATATTCCTTAAATACTTGAGTAGTCGCGGGAAAATGAACGAGGGGTCTTAGCCTTCGATAACAGCGAGAATCTCGTTCTCAGCCATTACCAACAGGTCTTCGCCGTCGACTTTCACGGTGTTGCTGCCCGAGTACGGGCCGAACACAACCTTGTCACCCACTTTCACGGCCAGCGCACGCACTTCACCGTTGTCCAGCACGCGGCCGGTACCCACAGCGAGGATCTCGCCGCTGTTGGCTTTTTCAGCAGCCGAACCTGGCAGAACGATACCGCCAGCGGTTTTCTTTTCTTCTTCGCTGCGACGGATGACGACGCGGTCATGCAGAGGACGAAGCTTCATTGTCGATCTCTCCTAATTGTAGTTTCAGCGGCCGGTGTAGTCCCGGCGGGGTTAATTTCCGGCGGTGCCGGTTGCGACTCGTCGAGCGAGTCGCGGAAGTCTGTCTGGTGAGCATCACCAGAAACCTTGCGGTGACCGTTACATAAGGGCGCGCAAGCTTATTACAAGGGCAGCACAGCGAAATTTTTTACTTCAGTGGCCACCGAAACGCACACGGCACCCGCAGGTGCCGTGTCGATGTTGCAGTTACTTGGAGTCGCGGTGTTCGAACTCGCCTTCGATCACGTTCGGCTCGCGGCCCAGAGGCTCACGCGGAACCGGGCCGCCACGCGGTTGCAGGTCGTCGGCGAAAGCACGCTGGCGAATCGCCTGCTCTTCGGCGCGCTGGCGCATTTTATTGGCCAGCAGGCGACGGGTCAGCGGCAGCATCATGATCAGGCCCAGCACGCTGCTGACAAAACCCGGCACGATCAACAGACCGCCACCCAGGGCCAGCATCAGGCCTTCGATCATGGTCTGCGCGGGCAACTCGCCCCGGTTCAGGCTTTCACGGGCCCGCAATGCGGTCGCCAGGCCGGCGATACGCAGCACGAACACGCCGAGCATCGAGCCGAGAATAATCAACAACAGTGCCGGGAAAAACCCGATAGCAGCGCTGACCTTGACGAATACGAACAGCTCCAGCACCGGAAACAGCAGAAAGAGCAATAAGAAAGGGCGCATCAAATGGTTCCTCAACGCAAGAATGCCTTGCAAGTAAGCCTTAGATGACGTCGCCGTTTCGTGATTTCAAGCCTCGCTGACTGCATTTGTTGGCCAATGCTCGGCGTGAGCCAGTAAAACCAAGGCTTCGCGTACTTGTGTCGGCGTATTGCAGACCTGCGGGAACGGCAGCCAGTACAGCGCCTGGCCAATGCGCAGGTGCATGCCTTCGGTATCGATGCCCGCCAGTTCTGCCGGTGCGGTCTTCGGCAAGCCGGCCAGTTCCACGTAATGGGCGATGGCCTTGGCGTGATCGGCGTTCATGTGCTCGACCATGCTCACTTCGGCCTTGCCGGCGAAGGGGTTGGCCAGGGTCAACTGGTCGACCCAGTGAATCGCGCCAAAACCGCCGATGTAGCGATGACGCACCGGGTTGAGCACCCAGAAGTCGAAGTCATGGGCCTGGTGGTAATTGGCCGAGTCCGGAAAATAACGATAGTAGCGTCCCGCCGCTGCTTCGATCGCTGCCGGGTCTTCGAGCTTTTGCGCCTCGGCGAGGTAGGTCAAGCGACCAACGGCCTGGACGTCCTCGGCCTCACGCTCCCCCACCAGCAGCGAGCATTTCGGATCTTTTTGCAGGTTGTGGGTGTGCTGGGCGATCCGGCTGATCAGGATCAGCGGCCGGCCCTGCTCGTCCAGGCAGTAAGGAACCACTGAGCCGAACGGGAAACCGGGCATCGCCTTGGAGAGGGTCGAGAGCACTCCACGGTATTCCTTGAGCAGCAATTCTCGGGCATGCTTGGCAGCTTCAACGCTCAATTTATGACTCCTTATATAGAATCCGTCGAAAAAACGGACAGGCTCCTGGAGAAAGTTCCAGCGATGCCATCGGGGGCAATTCTCATGTGCAGCCTAGCCACGTCAGGCGCAGATCGGGAGGCCCTCTACGAGGAAACCACTTCGACCTGCAACTGGGGCATGCGAATGCAACTCACTGACAAAGTAATCATTATCACTGGCGGTTGCCAGGGTTTAGGCCGCTCCATGGCCGAGTATTTCGCCGCCAAGGGCGCGAAACTGGCCCTGGTCGACCTCAACCAGGACAAGCTCGAGCAGGCAGTCGCCGCGTGCCAGGCGGCCGGTGTCCAAGCCCGCGCCTACCTGTGCAACGTCGCCAATGAAGAGCAGGTGTGCCACATGGTGAGCCAGGTGGCCGAAGACTTCGGCGCGATCCATGGCTTGATCAACAATGCCGGGATCCTGCGTGACGGCCTGCTGGTCAAGGTCAAGGACGGCGAGATGAGCAAAATGAGCCTGGCCCAGTGGCAGGCAGTGATCGACGTCAACCTGACGGGCGTGTTCCTGTGCACCCGCGAGGTGGCAGCGAAGATGATCGAGCTCAAATCATCCGGCGCGATCATCAACATTTCGTCGATTTCCCGCGCCGGCAACGTTGGCCAAACCAACTACTCCGCCGCCAAGGCCGGTGTCGCCGCGGCCACCGTGACCTGGGCGCGGGAGTTGGCGCGCTACGGCATCCGTGTCGCGGGCATCGCCCCGGGGTTCATCGAAACCGAAATGACCCTGGGCATGAAGCCCGAAGCCCTGGAAAAAATGACCGCAGGGATTCCGCTCAAGCGCATGGGCAAGCCCGAAGAGATCGCCCATTCGGCGGCCTACATTTTCGAGAACGACTACTACACCGGGCGGATTCTGGAGATGGATGGCGGGTTGCGGATCTAAGACGCGACAAAGAACAACTGTAGGAGCGAGCCTGCTCGCGAAGGTGTGTCAGGCACCGCGGTGTCGACTGATACACCATCGCGAGCAGGCTCGCTCCTACAGGGATTCGTATTTCAGCTTATTAGTCGTCGCTGACGCTGATATTCGGCATCGCCGGCGTCAAAGCTTCCTGCAATACAATCCGTGCGCCAACGTGACGTGCCAACTCCTGGTAGACCATGGCGATCTGGCTGTCCGGCTCGGCGATCACGGTTGGTTTGCCACCGTCAGCCTGCTCGCGAATCACCATCGACAATGGCAACGACGCCAACAGTTCGACGCCGTACTGGCTGGCGAGCTTCTCGCCACCGCCCTCACCGAACAGATGCTCGGCATGACCGCAGTTGGAGCAGATGTGCACGGCCATGTTTTCCACCACGCCCAGCACCGGGATGTTGACCTTGCGGAACATCTCGACACCTTTGCGCGCATCCAGCAGTGCCAGGTCCTGGGGGGTGGTGACAATCACCGCGCCCGCCACCGGGACTTTCTGCGCCAGGGTCAGTTGAATGTCACCGGTACCTGGCGGCATGTCGATCACTAGGTAGTCCAGGTCACCCCAGGCGGTCTGGGTGACCAATTGCAACAGGGCACCGGAGACCATCGGTCCGCGCCAGACCATCGGCGTGTTGTCATCGGTGAGGAACGCCATGGACATCACCTCGACCCCATGGGACTCGATCGGCACGAACCATTTCTGGTCCTTGACCTTGGGCCGCGTGCCCTCGGCGATACCGAACATGATGCCTTGGCTCGGGCCGTAGATATCGGCATCGAGAATGCCCACCCGGGCGCCTTCACGGGCCAGGGCCAGGGCCAGGTTCGCGGCCGTGGTGGACTTGCCCACCCCGCCCTTGCCGGACGCCACCGCCACCACGTTCTTGACGTTGGCCAGGCCCGGAATCTGTGCCTGGGCCTTGTGCGCGGCAATCCGCGTGGTGATCTCGACCTTGGCCGACGTCACGCCGTCCAGGCCTTCGATCGCCATCTGCAGCATCTGTGCCCAGCCGTTCTTGAACAGGCCGGCGGCGTAACCCAGTTCCAGCTGGACGCTGACGCGATCACCCTGGATATCGATGCCGCGCAGGCAACCGGCGCTGATCGGATCCTGGTTCAGGTAAGGGTCGGTGTACTGGCGAAGGACGGCTTCCACCGCTGCGCGATTGACGGCGCTCATGGGCAACTCCGATAACAAGTCTGGAAAAACAGGCGACTATCCTACCTGTTCTGATCTTTTCGCGGCCCCCCTTATTCAATCATCGGAGGAAACAACCACACGGGGTGAAAATTCTGCGCCAGCGCTTTATAGTGGCCGACCTCCGTTTCATCAAGTAGCCGAGCCCCATGTCCGAGCCACGCAAGATCCTCGTCACCAGCGCCCTGCCCTATGCCAATGGTTCAATCCACCTTGGCCATATGCTTGAGTACATCCAGACCGATATGTGGGTGCGCTTCCAGAAGCATCGCGGCAATCAATGCACTTACGTCTGCGCGGACGACGCCCACGGTTCGGCCATCATGCTGCGGGCAGAAAAAGAGGGGATCACCCCGGAACAACTGATCGCCAACGTCCAGGCCGAACACAGCGCCGACTTTGCCGAGTTCCTGGTGGACTTCGACAATTTCCACTCCACTCACGCCGAAGAAAACCGTGAGCTGTCGAGCCAGATCTACCTCAAGCTGCGTGACGCCGGGCACATTGCCACGCGTTCGATCACCCAGTATTTCGACCCGCAAAAGCAAATGTTCCTGGCCGATCGCTTCATCAAGGGCACCTGCCCGAAATGCGGCACCGAAGACCAGTACGGCGACAACTGCGAAAAATGCGGCGCCACCTATGCGCCCACCGACCTGAAGAATCCGAAGTCGGCGATCTCTGGCGCCACCCCGGTGCTCAAGGATTCCCAGCACTTCTTCTTCAAGCTGCCGGACTTCCAGCAGATGCTCCAGACCTGGACCCGCAGCGGCACCCTGCAGGACGCTGTAGCGAACAAGATCGCCGAATGGCTGGATGTCGGCCTGCAACAGTGGGACATCTCCCGCGATGCGCCGTACTTCGGCTTCGAGATCCCAGACGAGCCAGGCAAGTACTTCTACGTCTGGCTGGATGCCCCCATCGGCTACATGGCGAGCTTCAAGAACCTGTGTGCCCGTCGTCCCGAGCTGGACTTCGACGCGTACTGGGCCAAGGACTCCACCGCCGAGCTGTACCATTTCATCGGCAAGGACATTGTCAATTTCCACGCCCTGTTCTGGCCAGCCATGCTCGAGGGCGCGGGCTACCGCAAGCCGACCGGGATCAACGTGCACGGCTACCTGACCGTCAACGGCCAGAAAATGTCGAAATCGCGCGGCACCTTCATCAAGGCCCGCACCTACCTGGACCACCTGTCGCCGGAATACCTGCGTTACTACTACGCCTCCAAGCTGGGCCGTGGTGTCGACGACCTGGACCTGAACCTGGAAGACTTCGTGCAGAAGGTCAATTCGGACCTGGTGGGCAAGGTCGTCAACATTGCCAGTCGCTGCGCCGGTTTCATCCACAAAGGCAATGCCGGCGTGCTGGTCGACAGCAACGCCGCGCCGGAGCTGACCGAGGCCTTCCTGGCCGCTGCACCGAGCATCGCCGACGCCTATGAAGCCCGCGACTTCGCTCGCGCCATGCGCGAAATCATGGGCTTGGCCGACCGCGCCAACGCCTGGATCGCCGACAAGGCGCCGTGGTCGCTGAACAAACAGGAAGGCAAGCAGGAAGAAGTCCAGGCGATCTGCGCCACCGGCGTCAACCTGTTCCGCCAACTGGTGATCTTCCTCAAGCCGGTGCTGCCGTTGCTGGCCGCCGACGCCGAGGCGTTCCTCAACGTCGCGCCGCTGACCTGGAACGACCACGCGACCTTGCTCGCCAACCATCAGTTGAACGAGTTCAAGCCGCTGATGACCCGGATCGACCCGGTCAAGGTCCAGGCCATGACCGACGCTTCGAAAGAAGACCTCGCGGCCAGCCAGACCGACACCGGCACCGCGGCCCCACAAGGCAACGGTGAGCTGGCCAAGGACCCACTGTCGGCCGAAATCGAGTTCGACGCCTTTGCCGCCGTCGACCTGCGTGTCGCCCTGATCCTCAAGGCCGAAGCTGTGGAAGGTGCGGACAAATTGTTGCGCCTGACCCTGGACATCGGTGATGAGCAACGCAACGTGTTCTCGGGCATCAAGAGTGCCTACCCGGACCCGGCCAAGCTCGAAGGTCGCCTGACCATGATGATCGCCAACCTCAAGCCACGTAAAATGCGCTTCGGTATCTCCGAAGGCATGGTCATGGCAGCCGGTCCTGGCGGCGCAGAGATCTACCTGTTGAGCCCGGACAGCGGCGCCAAGCCGGGGCAGCGCATCAAGTAATCCGCCTGGCTGGACCGATCCCACCGTCACGCAACGCCGCGACGGTGGGATTTTCATATCTGCCCCGCCGGATACTGCCTAATCTTCATGTACAGGCCTTTCCCTCGACCCGGCACGCCATGACCGACCTTCTGCTTACACTCATCAGCACTGCCCTGATCAACAACTTTCTGTTGCAGTGGCCGCTGGGCGTCGATCCCTTGCTGCAAGCCGCTCGCGCCCCCCAGGCAGAACGGCGCCAGGTCCACGCCCTGGGCATCAGCACCACCTGCCTGATGTTGCTCAACGGCGTCCTGGGTTATGCCGCTTATCATTGGCTGCTGGTGCCGCTGGGCCTGACAGCCCTGTACCTGTTGCTGTTGTTGCCCTTGAGTGTGCTGCCCATTTCACTGCTGCTGCGGGGGCTGACGCGGGCCTTGCCGCAATTGCCATTTGCCGGACTCTGGCCGTTGCTGCTCGGCAATGCCGGCGTGCTGGGCTTGAGCCTGATGAGCATGCATAGCGACCAGGGCCTGACCTGGCACCTGGCCCTGAGCCTGGGCGCCGGATTGGGCTTCTGGCTGGTCTTGGGCCTGTTCAGCGACCTGCGCCAGCGCACCCTCAATAACGATGTGCCGATGGCCTTTCGTGGCTTGCCGATCGACCTGATCAGCGCCGGATTGATCGCCGTGGCATTTCTCGGATTCAGTGGACTGATCAAAACATGAGTCTGATTCAACGCATCGACGCCCTCCTGCCCCAGACCCAATGCGGCAAGTGTGGTCACCCCGGGTGCAAGCCTTATGCCCAAGGCATTGCCAGCGGCGAGGCGATCAACAAGTGCCCGCCAGGCGGTGACGAGACCATCGCCGCACTCGCCGAACTGCTGAAGCTGCCGGTCATGCAACTGGACCACAGCCGGGGCTCGGCGCCGCCACAGGTTGCCTATATCCGGGAAGCCGAATGCATCGGCTGCACCAAGTGCATCCAGGCCTGCCCGATCGACGCGATTGTCGGCGCAGCCAAGCTGATGCACACCGTGATCATCGACGAATGCACCGGCTGTGACTTGTGCGTAGCCCCCTGTCCGGTGGACTGCATCGAAATGCACCCCCTGCCCTCGGCCCAGGTACTGCCGATCGTTGGCGGCCTGGCGTTCACTCCCGAGCAATTTCAAGCGCGCAGCGTCAAACGCGAGCATGCCCGCCGGCGCTTCGAACAACGCAACGCCCGGCTGGAGCGCGAAGAACAGCAGCGGCTGGCCGAGCGCGCAGCACGCGCAGCCAAAGCCGCACAGCCGGCAGCCACTGGTGCCAATCCGGTGCAAGACGCCATCGCCCGCGTGCAAGCGCAAAAAGCCGCAGCGGCCGATGCTGCCCTGAAAAAAGCCAAGATCGATGTGGCGATGAGCCGCGCGCAACTGCACAAATCCCTGAAAGCCTTCGGCCATCCGCCGACCAGCGAGCAACAAGCTCAACTGGTGGTGCTGCAACAGCAGTTCGAAGCCGCCGAACACGCCTTGGCGCAGCTCGAAAGCAGCGCCCCGGCCAATCCTCCGCAACCGCCCGCACCAGCCAATGACGCTGAACTCAAGCGGGCGAAAATCCACTTGGCGATGCGCCGCGCCGAACTGAGGAAAGCCCAGGACAACGCTGCGCCTGCCGAGCAACTGGCGGCCCTGAGCGCCGCGCTGGAACAGGCCGAACAAGCCTTGCACGCCGCCGAGGACGCCAGCGGCAAACCACCACCGCAATTACTGCGCCGGGAAAAACGCCCGATCGACAGTCAACTGCGACAACTCAAGACTGAACTGGCCTATGCCCGCGCCGAGGTGAGCAAACTGCAGCGACAGGCCCAGACACCGGCAGAGCTCTTGAGCCAGGCACGCGCCAGGCTCGAGGAGGCCGAGCGCCAGGTGAGCGACTATGTCGCCCCTTGAACCCGTCGACGATCGCCTGCAACAGGCGATGCAGCGTGTGCTGTTGGCCACCGTGCCGGGCATCCTGCTGTTGCTGTGGTTTAGCGGCTGGGGCGTGCTGTTCAATCTGCTGCTGGCGTGTACCAGTGCACTGGCAGTGGAAGCCGCGGTGCTGCGTCTGCGCGGTTACCCGCTCAAGCCGGCCCTGAGTGATAGCAGCGCCCTGGTCAGCGCCACCTTGCTGGCTCTGGCACTGCCCGCCTACTGCCCCTGGTGGTTGACGGTGAGCGCGGCGGCCGGGGCGATGCTGTTCGGCAAACACCTGTATGGCGGCGTGGGTAGAAACCCGTTCAACCCGGCCATGCTCGGCTTTGCCCTGGTGCTGGTGTGTTTCCCGCAACAGATGACCCACTGGCCCAGCCACGGACTGAGCCTGCAGGGAGGCCTGCAGCAGATTTTCGGCTTCAGCGCAGCTGCGCAACCGGACGCCTGGGCCCAGGCCACCGCGCTGGACAGCCTGCGAATCAATAAAAGCCTGACCATCGACGAACTGTTCGCCGCCAACCCGGCATTTGGGCAGTTGGGTGGCAAGGGGATTGAATGGGTGAGCCTGGCATTTCTCGCCGGCGGCGCCTTTCTCTTGCAGCAACGAGTGTTCAGTTGGCACGCCCCGGTGGGGATGCTCGGCAGCCTGTTCGTCATCAGCCTGTTGTGCTGGAACGGCTCGGGGTCCGACTCCCACGGTTCGCCACTGTTTCACCTGTTGAGCGGTGCCACCATGCTCGGCGCGTTTTTTGTCGTCACCGAACCGGTGTCCGGGGCCAAGAGTCCCAAGGCACGCCTGCTGTTCGGTGTCGGCGTGGGCCTGTTGACCTACCTTATCCGAACCTGGGGCGGATACCCCGACGGAGTGGCGTTTGCAGTGCTGTTGATGAACCTCTGCGTGCCAGCCCTAGAGCGCCTCTGTGCAGCGCAACCGGAGCCGGCATCATGAAACGCAGCCTCAGCGTCCTGAGCCTGGTGATCATTGCCGTCCTGTGTACTGGCGCCACTTACCTGGTGCAACAGCTCTTGGCGCCGCGGATTGGCGCGCAACAGCGGTTGATCGAGAGCCGCAACCTGCTGGACATGCTGCCGGCGGGCAGCTACGACAATCAGCCGCTGGACCAGCCACTGGCGATCAAGGGCGTGGTCCTGGCCAACAGCACACTGTTGGGTGGCTACCGGGCGAACCTCAATGGCAAGCCTGCGGCGATCATTTTGCTGAGTCGGGTCACCGGCTATGAAGGCCCCATCGACCTGCTGCTGGTGATCGATAGCCAGGGCAGGCTGCTGGGCGTCAAAACCCTCAAGCAAGGGGAAACCCCGGGGCTGGGAGCCAGGATCGCCACACACCCCAACCCTTGGCTGGAGGGTTTTATCGGCAAGTCGCGGAGTGACCCGGGCGACAGCGGCTGGGCGCTGAAAAAGGACCAGGGCCAGTTCGATCAACTGGCCGGTGCGACCATCACCTCCCGTGCGGTGATCAGTGCGACCCACGATGCCTTGCGCTATTTCGATGAACACCAACCACAACTGCTCGGCAGCGCGCCATGAACAAGACCTCGACCCTCCAGAACTCCTTGATGCTGGCGCCTCTGATCGGCGCCAGTGACACGTTGCTGACGGCCTTGAGCCTGGCGCTGCTGTGCGTGCTGGTGATCGCTGTCTATGGGCTGAAAATGCGTCTGTTGCGAGCCTGGCTCAGCGAGCCCTTGCATCTGCCTGCCGGGATGCTGCTCGCCGCCACCTTGACCAGCCTGGCTGCGCTGGCGACTCAGGCCTGGGTGCTTGAGCTGCATCAGCACCTGGGCCTCTACATCGGCTTGATCGCCCTGCAATGCGTGGTGCTGGAGTGCAACGGCTTTTTCACCGAGACCCGCCTGCTTGACCGATTGCGTTTGTGTGCCCTGTTCGTCAGCCTGATGATTGGCCTGGGCTTGCTGCGCGAAGTGCTGGGGCATGGCTCGATCAGTTGGCATTTGCCATGGCTGGCTGCCGACGGCAGCGTACGACTGGCCATCCTCGCCCCCGGT from Pseudomonas sp. S04 encodes the following:
- the rsxB gene encoding electron transport complex subunit RsxB, with product MSLIQRIDALLPQTQCGKCGHPGCKPYAQGIASGEAINKCPPGGDETIAALAELLKLPVMQLDHSRGSAPPQVAYIREAECIGCTKCIQACPIDAIVGAAKLMHTVIIDECTGCDLCVAPCPVDCIEMHPLPSAQVLPIVGGLAFTPEQFQARSVKREHARRRFEQRNARLEREEQQRLAERAARAAKAAQPAATGANPVQDAIARVQAQKAAAADAALKKAKIDVAMSRAQLHKSLKAFGHPPTSEQQAQLVVLQQQFEAAEHALAQLESSAPANPPQPPAPANDAELKRAKIHLAMRRAELRKAQDNAAPAEQLAALSAALEQAEQALHAAEDASGKPPPQLLRREKRPIDSQLRQLKTELAYARAEVSKLQRQAQTPAELLSQARARLEEAERQVSDYVAP
- a CDS encoding Rnf-Nqr domain containing protein yields the protein MTDLLLTLISTALINNFLLQWPLGVDPLLQAARAPQAERRQVHALGISTTCLMLLNGVLGYAAYHWLLVPLGLTALYLLLLLPLSVLPISLLLRGLTRALPQLPFAGLWPLLLGNAGVLGLSLMSMHSDQGLTWHLALSLGAGLGFWLVLGLFSDLRQRTLNNDVPMAFRGLPIDLISAGLIAVAFLGFSGLIKT
- a CDS encoding SDR family oxidoreductase, translated to MQLTDKVIIITGGCQGLGRSMAEYFAAKGAKLALVDLNQDKLEQAVAACQAAGVQARAYLCNVANEEQVCHMVSQVAEDFGAIHGLINNAGILRDGLLVKVKDGEMSKMSLAQWQAVIDVNLTGVFLCTREVAAKMIELKSSGAIINISSISRAGNVGQTNYSAAKAGVAAATVTWARELARYGIRVAGIAPGFIETEMTLGMKPEALEKMTAGIPLKRMGKPEEIAHSAAYIFENDYYTGRILEMDGGLRI
- a CDS encoding HugZ family pyridoxamine 5'-phosphate oxidase: MSVEAAKHARELLLKEYRGVLSTLSKAMPGFPFGSVVPYCLDEQGRPLILISRIAQHTHNLQKDPKCSLLVGEREAEDVQAVGRLTYLAEAQKLEDPAAIEAAAGRYYRYFPDSANYHQAHDFDFWVLNPVRHRYIGGFGAIHWVDQLTLANPFAGKAEVSMVEHMNADHAKAIAHYVELAGLPKTAPAELAGIDTEGMHLRIGQALYWLPFPQVCNTPTQVREALVLLAHAEHWPTNAVSEA
- the metG gene encoding methionine--tRNA ligase; its protein translation is MSEPRKILVTSALPYANGSIHLGHMLEYIQTDMWVRFQKHRGNQCTYVCADDAHGSAIMLRAEKEGITPEQLIANVQAEHSADFAEFLVDFDNFHSTHAEENRELSSQIYLKLRDAGHIATRSITQYFDPQKQMFLADRFIKGTCPKCGTEDQYGDNCEKCGATYAPTDLKNPKSAISGATPVLKDSQHFFFKLPDFQQMLQTWTRSGTLQDAVANKIAEWLDVGLQQWDISRDAPYFGFEIPDEPGKYFYVWLDAPIGYMASFKNLCARRPELDFDAYWAKDSTAELYHFIGKDIVNFHALFWPAMLEGAGYRKPTGINVHGYLTVNGQKMSKSRGTFIKARTYLDHLSPEYLRYYYASKLGRGVDDLDLNLEDFVQKVNSDLVGKVVNIASRCAGFIHKGNAGVLVDSNAAPELTEAFLAAAPSIADAYEARDFARAMREIMGLADRANAWIADKAPWSLNKQEGKQEEVQAICATGVNLFRQLVIFLKPVLPLLAADAEAFLNVAPLTWNDHATLLANHQLNEFKPLMTRIDPVKVQAMTDASKEDLAASQTDTGTAAPQGNGELAKDPLSAEIEFDAFAAVDLRVALILKAEAVEGADKLLRLTLDIGDEQRNVFSGIKSAYPDPAKLEGRLTMMIANLKPRKMRFGISEGMVMAAGPGGAEIYLLSPDSGAKPGQRIK
- a CDS encoding co-chaperone GroES gives rise to the protein MKLRPLHDRVVIRRSEEEKKTAGGIVLPGSAAEKANSGEILAVGTGRVLDNGEVRALAVKVGDKVVFGPYSGSNTVKVDGEDLLVMAENEILAVIEG
- the apbC gene encoding iron-sulfur cluster carrier protein ApbC, with amino-acid sequence MSAVNRAAVEAVLRQYTDPYLNQDPISAGCLRGIDIQGDRVSVQLELGYAAGLFKNGWAQMLQMAIEGLDGVTSAKVEITTRIAAHKAQAQIPGLANVKNVVAVASGKGGVGKSTTAANLALALAREGARVGILDADIYGPSQGIMFGIAEGTRPKVKDQKWFVPIESHGVEVMSMAFLTDDNTPMVWRGPMVSGALLQLVTQTAWGDLDYLVIDMPPGTGDIQLTLAQKVPVAGAVIVTTPQDLALLDARKGVEMFRKVNIPVLGVVENMAVHICSNCGHAEHLFGEGGGEKLASQYGVELLASLPLSMVIREQADGGKPTVIAEPDSQIAMVYQELARHVGARIVLQEALTPAMPNISVSDD
- a CDS encoding FxsA family protein is translated as MRPFLLLFLLFPVLELFVFVKVSAAIGFFPALLLIILGSMLGVFVLRIAGLATALRARESLNRGELPAQTMIEGLMLALGGGLLIVPGFVSSVLGLIMMLPLTRRLLANKMRQRAEEQAIRQRAFADDLQPRGGPVPREPLGREPNVIEGEFEHRDSK
- the groL gene encoding chaperonin GroEL (60 kDa chaperone family; promotes refolding of misfolded polypeptides especially under stressful conditions; forms two stacked rings of heptamers to form a barrel-shaped 14mer; ends can be capped by GroES; misfolded proteins enter the barrel where they are refolded when GroES binds); this encodes MAAKEVKFGDSARKKMLAGVNVLADAVKATLGPKGRNVIIEKSFGAPTITKDGVSVAKEIELKDRFENMGAQLVKDVASRANDDAGDGTTTATVLAQSIVNEGLKAVAAGMNPMDLKRGIDKATIAIVKELKSLSKPCADTKAIAQVGTISANSDSSIGDIIAEAMEKVGKEGVITVEEGSGLENELSVVEGMQFDRGYLSPYFVNKPETMTAELDGPLILLVDKKISNIREMLPVLEAVAKAGRPLLIVAEDVEGEALATLVVNNMRGIVKVAAVKAPGFGDRRKAMLQDIAVLTGGTVISEEIGLSLESTTLEHLGNAKRVILSKENTTVIDGAGVEADIQARVLQIRQQVADTSSDYDREKLQERLAKLSGGVAVIKVGAGSEVEMKEKKARVEDALHATRAAVEEGVVPGGGVALVRALQAISELKGDNADQDVGIALLRRAVEAPLRQIVANSGDEPSVVVDKVKQGSGNFGYNAATGEYGDMIEMGILDPAKVTRSALQAASSIASLMITTEAMIAEIKEDAPAGGGMPDMGGMGGMGGMM